From the genome of Mesorhizobium japonicum MAFF 303099, one region includes:
- a CDS encoding helix-turn-helix transcriptional regulator: MSRSERLLDLIQCLRRHRRPVSGQALADELGISIRTLYRDIATLQGQGAPIEGEAGLGYVLKPGFILPPLMFTDEEIEAIVLGSRWVAKQPDQRLSAAAANALAKIAAVLPDDLREDLDASTLLVGPPAHAIEGIDLGVVRQAIRNERKLGFLYRDAGGAASQRVVWPFALGFFDKVRVVVAWCEMRQDFRHFRADRISALNAIDARYPRRRQALLKEWRATLDKQRDS; encoded by the coding sequence ATGTCCCGCTCCGAACGTCTGCTCGACCTCATCCAGTGCCTGCGCCGGCATCGCCGGCCGGTGAGCGGACAAGCGTTGGCCGATGAACTCGGAATTTCGATCCGCACGCTCTATCGCGACATCGCCACGCTGCAGGGGCAAGGCGCGCCGATCGAAGGTGAGGCGGGGCTGGGCTATGTGCTGAAACCCGGTTTCATCCTGCCGCCGCTGATGTTCACCGACGAGGAGATCGAGGCCATCGTGCTCGGATCGCGTTGGGTCGCCAAGCAGCCGGACCAGCGCCTGTCGGCCGCTGCCGCCAATGCGTTGGCCAAGATCGCGGCCGTACTGCCGGATGATCTGCGTGAGGATCTCGATGCCTCGACCCTGCTGGTCGGGCCGCCGGCGCACGCCATAGAGGGCATAGATCTTGGCGTCGTGCGGCAGGCCATCCGCAACGAACGAAAACTCGGCTTTCTCTACCGCGATGCCGGGGGTGCTGCTTCGCAACGTGTCGTCTGGCCATTCGCGCTCGGCTTCTTCGACAAGGTGCGGGTGGTGGTGGCGTGGTGCGAGATGCGGCAGGATTTCCGGCATTTTCGCGCCGATCGCATATCCGCCCTCAACGCCATCGATGCGCGCTATCCGCGTCGCCGCCAGGCGCTGCTCAAGGAGTGGCGCGCGACGCTCGACAAGCAGCGTGACTCATGA
- a CDS encoding class I SAM-dependent rRNA methyltransferase: protein MKSFRDKRRDNRPTAKSGTGEVRPHETRGRPDARPREARDAKPDSQPAPNSAPRILARRDGALPAEQLPLILEVAPNADYALLDSGAGQKLEQYGPYRIVRPEGQAIWQKALPAKDWERADAIFTGDTDEEGIGRWRFPKMPLGETWPMKHDGIDYLGRFTSFRHVGVFPEQASHWDHMAGLIAAAKRPVKVLNLFGYTGLASLVAARAGAEVTHVDASKKAIGWARENQEMAGLGGKPIRWIVDDAVKFAEREERRGSRYDIILFDPPAYGRGPKGEVWQLFEDLPALTDLCRTILTPKPLAVVLTAYSIRASFFAIHALMRDTFAGMGGRVESGELIIREKSAGRALSTSLFSRWVA from the coding sequence TTGAAGTCTTTTCGCGACAAACGCCGCGACAACCGCCCCACCGCGAAAAGCGGAACCGGAGAGGTGCGTCCGCACGAGACGCGTGGGCGGCCGGACGCCAGGCCGCGCGAGGCGCGTGACGCGAAACCGGACAGCCAGCCCGCACCGAATTCAGCCCCGCGCATCCTTGCCCGCCGTGACGGCGCCCTGCCCGCCGAGCAGCTTCCGCTGATCCTCGAAGTCGCGCCCAACGCCGACTATGCGCTGCTGGACAGCGGCGCCGGCCAGAAGCTCGAACAATACGGCCCCTACCGCATCGTGCGGCCCGAGGGCCAGGCGATCTGGCAGAAAGCCTTGCCGGCGAAGGACTGGGAGCGTGCCGATGCCATCTTCACCGGCGACACCGACGAGGAAGGCATCGGCCGCTGGCGGTTCCCGAAGATGCCGCTCGGCGAGACCTGGCCGATGAAGCATGACGGCATCGATTATCTCGGCCGTTTCACCTCGTTTCGCCATGTCGGCGTCTTCCCCGAACAGGCCTCGCACTGGGACCACATGGCCGGGCTGATCGCGGCCGCCAAACGGCCGGTCAAAGTATTGAATCTGTTCGGCTATACCGGGCTCGCCTCGCTGGTGGCGGCCCGCGCAGGCGCAGAGGTCACCCATGTCGATGCCTCGAAGAAGGCGATCGGCTGGGCCCGCGAGAACCAGGAAATGGCCGGGCTCGGCGGCAAGCCGATCCGCTGGATCGTCGACGATGCGGTGAAATTCGCCGAGCGCGAGGAGCGCCGCGGCAGCCGCTACGACATCATCCTGTTCGACCCGCCGGCCTATGGCCGCGGCCCCAAGGGCGAGGTCTGGCAATTGTTCGAGGATTTGCCTGCCCTGACCGATCTATGCCGGACGATCCTGACGCCGAAACCGCTTGCCGTGGTGTTGACCGCATATTCGATCCGCGCCTCCTTCTTCGCTATCCACGCTTTGATGCGCGACACCTTCGCCGGCATGGGCGGCAGGGTTGAATCGGGCGAGCTGATCATCCGCGAAAAGTCCGCCGGCAGGGCGCTTTCGACCTCATTGTTTTCGCGTTGGGTGGCCTGA
- a CDS encoding TrmH family RNA methyltransferase produces the protein MNERHVGAPGQVKEVTSLANPLIKDIKALALKKFRDQQNAFMAEGLKLVIDALDLGWQIRTLVFAKAGRGNPAVEKVAARTVAAGGTVLEVSEKVLVAITRRDNPQMVVGVFSQKFLALKDIRADNGDVWVALDRVRDPGNLGTVIRTVDAVGAKGVILVGDTTDPFSVETVRATMGSIFAVPVAKATTEAFLAWRGGFSGLVAGTHLKGAVDYRSVDFSRGPVLLMMGNEQQGLPESLAASCDRLLRIPQAGRADSLNLAVATGIMLFEIRRGALKLEPIADQQ, from the coding sequence ATGAACGAACGGCATGTCGGCGCACCCGGCCAGGTGAAGGAAGTCACCAGCCTCGCCAATCCACTGATCAAGGACATCAAGGCGCTTGCCCTGAAGAAATTCCGCGACCAGCAGAACGCCTTCATGGCCGAGGGGCTGAAACTCGTCATTGATGCGCTCGACCTGGGCTGGCAGATCAGGACGCTAGTGTTCGCCAAGGCCGGACGCGGCAACCCAGCGGTGGAAAAGGTCGCGGCGCGCACGGTTGCCGCCGGCGGCACGGTGCTCGAAGTCTCGGAAAAAGTGCTTGTCGCCATCACCCGCCGCGACAATCCGCAAATGGTGGTCGGCGTCTTCTCGCAGAAATTCCTGGCCCTGAAGGACATCCGCGCCGACAATGGCGATGTCTGGGTGGCGCTCGACCGGGTGCGCGATCCCGGCAATCTCGGCACCGTCATCCGCACCGTCGATGCCGTCGGCGCCAAGGGTGTCATCCTGGTCGGCGACACCACCGATCCATTCTCCGTGGAGACGGTGCGCGCCACCATGGGTTCGATCTTCGCCGTGCCGGTGGCCAAGGCAACGACCGAGGCCTTCCTTGCCTGGCGCGGCGGCTTTTCGGGCCTTGTCGCCGGCACGCATCTGAAGGGTGCGGTCGACTACCGCTCGGTCGATTTTTCCCGTGGGCCGGTGCTGCTGATGATGGGCAATGAGCAACAGGGCCTGCCTGAAAGCCTGGCGGCGAGTTGCGACCGGCTGCTCAGGATCCCGCAAGCGGGCCGCGCCGATTCGCTCAATCTCGCCGTCGCCACCGGCATCATGCTGTTCGAGATCCGGCGGGGCGCGCTGAAGCTCGAACCAATCGCCGACCAGCAATGA
- a CDS encoding MDR family oxidoreductase, protein MSETFKAILVSRDADKKQSVAVTDLTEADLMEGEVTVAVEATTVNYKDGLAITGKAPVVRRWPLVPGIDFAGTVISSSNPDWRKGDKVILNGWGVGETHFGAYAGRARVKGDWLVPLPEGISAHDAMAVGTAGYTAMLCVMALERHGILPDRGPVVVTGAAGGVGSVAVSILSSLGYHVIASTGRNAESPYLINLGAAEVISRDELSQPAKPLAKERWAGGIDSVGSHTLANVLSMTSYGGAVAACGLAGGMDLPASVAPFILRGVSLLGIDSVMAPKAVRLEAWRRIGADLDLQKLASLSTTIGFDGIIDAAHDIVDGKIRGRVVVDM, encoded by the coding sequence ATGTCCGAAACCTTCAAAGCCATCCTCGTCTCGCGCGACGCCGACAAGAAACAGTCGGTCGCCGTGACCGACCTCACCGAAGCCGACCTGATGGAGGGTGAAGTCACCGTCGCGGTCGAGGCAACGACGGTGAACTACAAGGATGGACTGGCGATTACCGGCAAGGCGCCGGTGGTCCGCCGCTGGCCGCTGGTGCCGGGCATCGACTTCGCCGGCACGGTCATCTCGTCCTCGAATCCCGACTGGCGCAAGGGAGACAAGGTCATCCTGAATGGCTGGGGCGTCGGCGAGACGCATTTCGGCGCCTATGCGGGGCGCGCCCGTGTCAAGGGCGATTGGCTGGTGCCGCTGCCGGAAGGCATCAGCGCCCATGACGCGATGGCGGTCGGCACCGCCGGCTATACCGCCATGCTCTGCGTCATGGCGCTGGAGCGGCACGGCATCCTGCCCGATCGCGGCCCGGTGGTGGTGACAGGTGCTGCCGGCGGCGTCGGTTCGGTCGCGGTCTCCATCCTGTCCAGCCTCGGGTACCACGTCATTGCGTCGACCGGACGCAATGCCGAAAGCCCCTATCTGATCAATCTCGGCGCCGCCGAGGTGATCTCGCGGGACGAGCTCAGCCAGCCCGCCAAGCCCCTGGCCAAGGAACGCTGGGCCGGCGGCATCGATTCGGTCGGCAGCCACACGCTGGCCAATGTGCTGTCGATGACCTCCTATGGCGGCGCGGTCGCGGCCTGCGGCCTGGCCGGCGGCATGGACCTGCCAGCGAGCGTGGCCCCCTTCATTCTGCGCGGCGTCTCGCTGCTCGGTATCGATTCGGTGATGGCGCCGAAGGCCGTGCGCCTCGAGGCCTGGCGGCGCATCGGCGCCGATCTCGACCTGCAGAAGCTCGCCAGCCTGTCCACGACCATCGGCTTCGACGGCATCATCGATGCCGCGCACGACATCGTCGACGGCAAGATCCGCGGTCGCGTCGTCGTCGACATGTGA
- the lspA gene encoding signal peptidase II has protein sequence MRSWSPYALLVVAAIALDQWIKHLVETGLPFQEKLDLVPFLALFRTYNTGIAFSMFSSFGDTGLVVIAVLVVAFVLYLATRTPSGHVIARTGFALIIGGALGNLIDRAVYGHVIDYILFHTPVWSFAIFNLADAFISVGAALVVFDELIGWRREPSNAKPSKAKPSKD, from the coding sequence GTGAGATCATGGTCCCCCTACGCGCTGCTCGTCGTCGCGGCCATCGCGCTCGATCAGTGGATCAAACATCTGGTCGAGACCGGCCTGCCCTTCCAGGAAAAGCTCGATCTGGTGCCGTTCCTGGCGCTGTTTCGCACCTACAACACCGGCATCGCCTTCTCGATGTTCTCCTCCTTCGGCGACACGGGCCTGGTGGTGATCGCCGTTCTGGTCGTGGCTTTCGTGCTCTACCTCGCCACGCGAACGCCATCGGGCCATGTCATCGCCCGCACCGGCTTTGCCCTGATCATCGGCGGCGCGCTGGGCAATCTGATCGACCGCGCCGTCTACGGCCACGTCATCGACTACATCCTGTTCCACACGCCGGTCTGGTCCTTTGCCATCTTCAACCTCGCCGACGCCTTCATTTCCGTAGGTGCGGCACTGGTCGTCTTCGACGAACTCATCGGCTGGCGCCGCGAGCCTTCGAACGCCAAGCCTTCCAAAGCCAAGCCTTCCAAAGATTGA